The Nitrospiraceae bacterium genome contains a region encoding:
- the rpsL gene encoding 30S ribosomal protein S12: protein MPTINQLVRKGRQLAHAKTKSPALKCCPQKRGVCLRVYTSTPKKPNSALRKVARVRLTNGMEVTTYIPGVGHNLQEHSIVLVRGGRVKDLPGVRYHIVRGALDAVGVTDRKQGRSKYGAKRPK from the coding sequence GTGCCAACAATCAATCAGTTAGTCAGAAAAGGGCGTCAGCTGGCGCATGCGAAAACAAAGAGCCCGGCACTGAAGTGCTGTCCGCAGAAACGCGGGGTATGTCTCCGGGTCTATACCTCGACTCCCAAAAAGCCGAACTCGGCCTTGCGAAAAGTCGCGCGCGTACGGTTGACGAACGGAATGGAAGTGACGACATACATTCCTGGCGTCGGACACAACCTCCAGGAGCACTCCATCGTATTGGTGCGAGGTGGTCGGGTGAAAGACTTGCCGGGTGTCCGCTATCACATCGTCCGCGGTGCGTTGGATGCCGTGGGTGTGACGGACCGAAAGCAGGGTCGTTCAAAGTACGGGGCAAAGCGCCCCAAATAG
- the rpsG gene encoding 30S ribosomal protein S7, with protein sequence MPRSRFLHQREPLPDVRYRDKLVGKFLNILMERGKKSTAERICYGAFDMIQEKTGGDPLKVFRTAIDNVKPIVEVKSRRVGGASYQVPVEIRPARRMSLALRWLSEFSRTRGGKSMREKLAAELLDASNNTGASVKKREDVHRMAEANKAFAHYRW encoded by the coding sequence ATGCCACGCAGCAGGTTTTTACATCAGCGGGAACCGCTTCCGGATGTGCGGTATCGTGACAAGCTTGTCGGGAAGTTTTTGAACATCTTGATGGAGCGCGGAAAGAAGAGTACGGCCGAGCGCATTTGCTACGGAGCCTTCGACATGATTCAGGAGAAGACCGGCGGCGATCCGCTCAAAGTTTTTCGGACGGCGATCGATAACGTGAAGCCGATCGTGGAAGTCAAGTCACGTCGGGTGGGTGGTGCATCGTATCAGGTGCCGGTGGAAATTCGCCCCGCTCGTCGCATGTCATTGGCGCTTCGATGGCTGTCTGAGTTTTCACGGACGCGTGGCGGCAAGAGCATGCGTGAAAAACTTGCCGCAGAGCTGCTCGACGCGTCGAACAACACAGGGGCGTCGGTGAAGAAGCGGGAAGACGTGCATCGGATGGCGGAGGCCAATAAGGCGTTCGCGCACTATCGCTGGTAA